A stretch of the Verrucomicrobiia bacterium genome encodes the following:
- a CDS encoding S8 family serine peptidase yields the protein MKRWAWIGLAAVLTAFGRLGAAPDVPVVEESWVLLLQDPPLAATVVGRLGRAVATGTPEEQRARLKGRQDAVAAAVEQLGGTVTDRFDTLLNALVVRIPPGRLEALRKLPGIRSVSRERQFRPALNTSLPFIGARQVWGSGTAGSTGRGVRIGIVDSGIDYLHAAFGGAGDPDAYTNNDPTRIEPGTFPTAKVSGGHDFVGDDYDSGGVHGSTIPQPDPDPLDPAANGHGTHVAAIAAGVGVLAGGAAYGGPYTADLDLTAFSMGPGVAPEAELHAYKVFGKGGTTAFAILVQALERTLDPNQDGRFDDRMDVVNLSLGAAFGDGDASAPEIEAVNRLSQLGVVVVVAAGNDGNTRFICGSPGIASRAITVANSIDDGASFIGVRVSAPPEVAGEYSAVEARFTPPLASLEPVTAPVALAEPSIACEPLDNAGALDGRIALMDRGGCFFVDKIRRAEAAGARGAVVINNVDGPPFEMGGQGDTTDIRIPAVMISREDGDRLRDALAEGVILTLAAFDAMTRPDLADQLSETSSRGPSSVDARLKPDLAAPGTGILSARAGSGSDRTSLSGTSMAAPHVAGSAALLRGRHPDWSAEDIKAALMNTALPIGLPGGSPYPVTRIGAGRVQVVPALETLLTVTTESSGGEVAMTFGSLRVSQPDSQIRELRVVHRGPDTVSIRVAVTQDFHTPGIALVPLTKSLELGPQESRMVTMRLDVVPQDLPPPLDPSGPLLVGGRPRLVCGEAGGRVELDTGNGILRIPWHVMVQATASHRSTTRTVGLPPTAAVTVPLATRGASAHPRPLVSVLRPGFHSMPGPDSPGHLKAVGVASDFRTAVHPDGARLMFGIATEGPWLTPQHHLLSLEVEVDTDDDGLANFVLLNASGGNLLAQSLEPRFANDALMTLVLDASRTGTVLAPGDLLNLLDPEFRDTAPFGNRVALLSAPISALELGTDHTRFRYRAIATSRSDGVRTETPWVDHDFAHPVLDATADGLLGTPFFDAGRDLRVVAFPDEARHQGYGRERPLEVLVLHQHADGSDPVERVTLDLDDPDTDGDGLPDLWELEWFGDLEATADGDEDQDGIANLSEYLAGSHPAEIRLSPPDDGTLTLRWSAPTGRPCRLERALRLEGPFETLHREIPTVPGFLEFEDPGMPPDSGVVYYRVVAE from the coding sequence ATGGGCATGGATTGGGTTGGCGGCTGTCCTGACGGCGTTCGGAAGGCTTGGGGCCGCCCCGGACGTTCCCGTCGTCGAGGAGTCCTGGGTGTTGCTCCTGCAGGATCCGCCGCTGGCGGCGACAGTGGTGGGAAGACTGGGCCGGGCGGTCGCCACGGGAACCCCCGAGGAGCAGCGGGCACGGCTCAAGGGGCGGCAGGATGCCGTCGCGGCGGCGGTGGAGCAACTGGGGGGCACGGTAACGGACCGCTTTGACACCCTGTTGAACGCCCTGGTGGTGCGCATCCCTCCCGGGCGCCTCGAGGCGCTCCGGAAGCTTCCGGGCATCCGATCCGTCAGCCGCGAACGTCAATTCCGGCCGGCATTGAACACCAGCCTTCCGTTCATTGGGGCGCGCCAGGTCTGGGGATCTGGCACGGCCGGGAGCACCGGACGCGGCGTCCGCATTGGCATCGTGGACAGCGGCATTGACTACCTCCACGCGGCATTCGGCGGCGCCGGCGATCCCGACGCCTACACCAACAACGATCCCACACGGATCGAGCCGGGAACATTTCCGACCGCAAAGGTCTCCGGCGGTCACGATTTTGTTGGGGACGACTACGACAGCGGCGGGGTGCATGGATCCACGATTCCCCAACCGGACCCCGATCCCTTGGATCCGGCAGCCAACGGGCACGGCACTCACGTGGCGGCCATCGCGGCCGGCGTGGGTGTGTTGGCCGGGGGCGCGGCCTATGGCGGACCCTACACGGCTGATCTCGACCTCACCGCATTTTCAATGGGTCCCGGAGTGGCTCCCGAAGCCGAACTTCACGCCTACAAGGTCTTCGGAAAGGGTGGTACCACCGCGTTCGCAATCCTTGTCCAGGCCCTTGAACGGACCCTGGACCCGAATCAGGACGGGCGGTTCGACGACCGGATGGACGTCGTCAATCTGTCGCTCGGGGCCGCTTTTGGGGATGGAGATGCCTCGGCACCGGAAATCGAGGCGGTCAACCGGCTCAGCCAGCTTGGGGTGGTGGTGGTCGTTGCAGCCGGGAACGACGGCAACACACGGTTCATCTGCGGATCGCCGGGCATCGCCTCCCGGGCCATCACCGTGGCCAATTCCATTGATGACGGAGCCTCCTTCATCGGCGTCCGCGTCAGCGCCCCACCGGAAGTGGCCGGGGAGTATTCCGCCGTGGAGGCCCGGTTCACCCCGCCTCTTGCGTCGCTGGAACCTGTCACCGCCCCGGTCGCCCTCGCCGAACCTTCGATCGCCTGCGAACCGCTCGACAACGCCGGAGCCCTCGACGGCCGGATCGCGCTGATGGACCGCGGCGGTTGCTTCTTCGTGGACAAGATTCGAAGGGCCGAGGCCGCCGGCGCCCGGGGTGCGGTCGTCATCAACAACGTGGACGGGCCGCCCTTCGAAATGGGCGGCCAGGGCGACACGACCGACATCCGCATCCCCGCCGTGATGATTTCGCGTGAGGACGGCGACCGGCTGCGGGACGCGCTCGCCGAAGGGGTGATCCTGACCCTCGCCGCCTTCGACGCGATGACCCGGCCGGACCTTGCGGACCAGCTGAGCGAAACTTCCTCCCGTGGCCCCAGTTCCGTGGATGCCCGGCTGAAGCCTGATCTTGCAGCCCCGGGAACCGGCATCCTTTCAGCCAGGGCGGGCAGCGGTTCGGACCGGACCAGCTTGTCCGGGACTTCGATGGCCGCCCCGCACGTGGCCGGCAGCGCCGCCCTGCTTCGGGGACGGCATCCGGACTGGTCTGCCGAGGACATCAAGGCCGCCCTGATGAACACGGCCCTTCCCATCGGACTGCCCGGGGGATCTCCCTACCCGGTGACGAGAATCGGCGCCGGCCGGGTCCAGGTGGTGCCCGCACTCGAAACGCTGCTGACCGTCACGACGGAGTCTTCGGGGGGAGAGGTCGCGATGACCTTCGGTTCACTGCGGGTGTCCCAGCCCGATTCCCAGATCCGCGAACTGCGGGTGGTCCATCGGGGTCCGGACACGGTCTCCATCAGGGTTGCCGTCACGCAGGATTTCCACACCCCCGGTATTGCGCTCGTTCCCCTGACGAAGTCGCTTGAACTTGGACCGCAGGAGTCGCGGATGGTGACGATGCGCCTCGACGTCGTTCCACAGGACCTGCCCCCGCCGCTGGATCCATCCGGTCCCCTGCTCGTCGGGGGCCGGCCGCGCCTGGTTTGCGGTGAAGCCGGAGGTCGCGTCGAACTGGACACGGGCAACGGAATTCTTCGGATTCCATGGCACGTAATGGTCCAGGCCACCGCCTCCCACCGTTCCACGACCCGAACGGTGGGACTGCCACCCACCGCCGCCGTGACCGTCCCCCTCGCCACCCGCGGCGCGTCCGCCCATCCGCGTCCGCTGGTTTCGGTGCTGCGCCCCGGATTTCACAGCATGCCCGGACCGGATTCCCCGGGCCATCTCAAGGCCGTGGGCGTCGCCTCGGACTTCCGGACCGCCGTCCATCCCGACGGGGCACGGCTGATGTTCGGAATCGCGACGGAGGGGCCGTGGCTCACCCCGCAGCACCACCTGCTGAGCCTGGAGGTGGAAGTGGACACCGATGACGACGGCCTCGCGAATTTCGTGCTGCTGAATGCCAGCGGCGGCAATCTGCTGGCTCAAAGCCTCGAGCCCCGATTCGCCAACGACGCGCTGATGACCCTCGTGCTGGATGCCTCGCGGACCGGGACGGTCCTCGCCCCGGGCGACCTTCTGAATCTGCTCGACCCTGAATTCCGCGACACCGCGCCCTTCGGAAACCGCGTCGCCTTGCTCTCCGCCCCCATCAGCGCCCTGGAGCTTGGCACCGACCACACCCGGTTCCGGTATCGGGCCATCGCGACCAGCCGTTCCGACGGCGTGCGAACCGAAACGCCATGGGTGGACCACGACTTCGCGCATCCGGTGTTGGATGCCACGGCCGATGGGCTGCTGGGCACCCCGTTTTTCGACGCCGGGCGCGATCTGCGTGTCGTCGCGTTCCCGGATGAGGCCCGGCATCAGGGATACGGCCGCGAGCGGCCTTTGGAGGTCTTGGTGCTCCATCAACACGCGGACGGATCGGATCCGGTGGAACGAGTGACGCTCGATCTGGACGATCCCGACACCGACGGTGACGGCCTGCCGGACCTCTGGGAACTGGAATGGTTTGGGGACCTGGAAGCCACGGCCGACGGCGATGAGGATCAGGACGGCATCGCGAACCTGTCGGAATACCTTGCGGGAAGTCACCCGGCGGAAATCCGGCTGTCGCCCCCGGATGACGGGACGCTCACGTTGCGGTGGAGTGCGCCAACCGGGCGCCCCTGTCGTCTGGAGCGCGCGCTCCGCCTGGAGGGCCCCTTCGAGACCCTGCACCGGGAAATCCCGACGGTCCCAGGCTTCCTCGAGTTCGAGGATCCCGGAATGCCTCCGGATTCCGGGGTGGTCTATTACCGGGTGGTCGCCGAATAG